One window from the genome of Oceanisphaera sp. IT1-181 encodes:
- a CDS encoding tRNA/rRNA methyltransferase — translation MQLYFVLKSPARAENVGAAARAMKTMGFSQMRLVNSRVHEEDKAHWVAHGAQEILDQAEYFAELAPALADMDLVIATTARERGRYRYYLTPQQAIAQVNNKQVQKVALLFGCEESGLSNEDLALADIISYLPLKVSYPSLNLGQAIMLYAYEFSQGVQQPVAENSAAHTENRQLRLLQQKTAQLFDDIGVEPQEKLAEWVFDRLPMLEQRDLNLLHLLYKDLDRALSERRDG, via the coding sequence ATGCAGCTGTATTTTGTACTTAAATCGCCGGCGCGGGCAGAAAACGTCGGTGCTGCGGCCCGGGCCATGAAGACCATGGGCTTTAGCCAAATGCGCTTAGTGAACAGCCGCGTACATGAAGAAGACAAAGCCCACTGGGTGGCCCACGGTGCCCAAGAGATTTTAGACCAAGCCGAATACTTTGCCGAGCTGGCCCCCGCACTGGCTGATATGGACTTAGTGATCGCCACCACGGCGCGTGAGCGTGGCCGTTATCGTTATTACCTCACGCCCCAACAAGCCATTGCGCAGGTGAATAACAAGCAAGTACAAAAAGTAGCGCTGTTATTTGGCTGTGAAGAGTCCGGCTTAAGTAACGAAGATTTGGCGCTTGCCGATATTATCAGCTACTTGCCCCTGAAAGTGAGTTATCCCTCACTGAATTTAGGCCAAGCCATTATGCTTTATGCCTACGAGTTTAGTCAGGGTGTGCAGCAGCCAGTAGCAGAAAATTCCGCCGCTCATACAGAAAATAGGCAGTTAAGGCTGTTACAACAAAAAACAGCACAATTGTTTGATGATATCGGTGTCGAGCCGCAGGAAAAACTGGCTGAGTGGGTATTTGACCGTTTACCTATGCTAGAACAGCGGGACTTAAACCTGTTGCATCTGCTCTATAAAGATCTTGATAGAGCGCTGTCTGAGCGTAGGGATGGTTGA
- a CDS encoding putative 4-hydroxy-4-methyl-2-oxoglutarate aldolase, translating to MMDLLPDLCDEHPEKVKILAPIFKDFGAQTTFWGKVVTVRCFEDNSRVRELVATPGTGKVLVVDGGGSVNRALMGDQVAATAMENGWAGVVINGAIRDAAAISAMALGVKALAASPMKTEKRGLGETDLAVTFAGVTINAGDYLYADINGILVSQEALSHPSF from the coding sequence ATGATGGATTTACTACCAGACTTGTGTGATGAGCACCCAGAGAAAGTTAAGATATTAGCGCCAATATTTAAAGATTTTGGCGCACAAACTACCTTTTGGGGGAAAGTCGTGACAGTGCGCTGTTTTGAAGATAACTCGCGGGTTCGCGAGCTCGTCGCCACGCCTGGCACGGGTAAGGTATTAGTGGTGGATGGCGGCGGATCTGTTAATCGCGCACTCATGGGCGATCAAGTGGCCGCCACGGCAATGGAAAACGGCTGGGCTGGCGTGGTGATCAACGGTGCCATTCGTGATGCAGCTGCGATTAGTGCCATGGCATTGGGGGTTAAAGCACTGGCCGCCAGCCCCATGAAAACCGAGAAACGCGGCTTAGGCGAGACGGACTTAGCCGTCACCTTCGCCGGAGTCACCATTAATGCCGGTGATTATCTCTATGCAGATATCAACGGCATCTTGGTCTCTCAAGAAGCCTTGAGTCACCCTTCGTTTTAA
- the arcA gene encoding two-component system response regulator ArcA produces MQTPHILIVEDELVTRNTLKGIFEAEGYSVLEATDGDEMYKALSNNNINLVIMDINLPGKNGLLLARELREQHNLALMFLTGRDNEVDKILGLEIGADDYITKPFNPRELTIRARNLLSRTMQTPEAPEEERQVDAYRFNGWTLDINSRALVSPNNEVFKLPRSEFRAMIHFCEQPGQIQSRAELLKKMTGRELKPHDRTVDVTIRRIRKHFESMPDTPEIIATIHGEGYRFCGDLES; encoded by the coding sequence ATGCAGACTCCACATATTCTTATTGTTGAAGACGAGTTAGTTACTCGTAATACGTTGAAAGGCATTTTTGAAGCAGAAGGTTATTCTGTTTTAGAAGCCACCGATGGCGACGAGATGTATAAGGCGCTGTCGAACAACAACATCAACTTGGTGATCATGGATATCAACCTGCCAGGCAAAAATGGCTTGTTGCTGGCCCGTGAATTGCGCGAGCAGCACAACCTCGCCTTGATGTTTTTGACCGGTCGCGATAACGAAGTGGATAAGATCTTGGGCCTAGAAATTGGCGCCGATGATTACATTACTAAGCCGTTTAACCCTCGTGAGCTGACCATACGCGCACGCAACCTCTTAAGCCGCACCATGCAAACGCCAGAAGCGCCGGAAGAAGAGCGCCAAGTGGATGCCTATCGTTTTAATGGTTGGACGCTGGACATTAATAGCCGCGCTTTGGTGAGCCCGAATAACGAAGTGTTCAAACTGCCGCGCAGTGAATTTCGTGCCATGATCCATTTTTGTGAGCAGCCTGGTCAAATTCAAAGCCGTGCCGAGTTACTGAAAAAGATGACCGGCCGCGAGCTTAAGCCTCATGATCGTACGGTAGACGTCACCATTCGTCGTATTCGTAAGCACTTTGAGTCTATGCCAGACACCCCAGAAATTATCGCCACCATCCACGGCGAAGGCTATCGCTTTTGCGGTGACTTAGAAAGCTAA
- a CDS encoding NUDIX hydrolase produces the protein MSHHPFAVTVAMIVHAGERFLMVEEWQQGRIRYNQPAGHLEPGESILAGAQRELLEETGLDIKLNQGVAIYQFEAPDNGTHFVRFTFCVEVPAPLATHPQDPDGDIIRCHWLTLSEIEALGEQLRSPMILASFKDYLAGTRFELSTLKQQD, from the coding sequence ATGAGTCATCATCCTTTTGCGGTGACCGTGGCCATGATAGTGCACGCCGGTGAGCGCTTTTTAATGGTGGAAGAATGGCAGCAAGGGCGTATTCGTTATAATCAACCGGCCGGCCACCTTGAACCTGGCGAGTCTATCTTGGCGGGCGCCCAGCGGGAATTACTGGAAGAAACCGGGCTGGATATTAAGCTCAACCAAGGGGTGGCCATTTATCAGTTTGAAGCACCCGATAACGGCACTCACTTTGTGCGCTTTACTTTTTGTGTCGAGGTGCCAGCACCGCTAGCCACCCACCCTCAAGATCCGGATGGCGATATTATTCGCTGCCATTGGTTAACGCTGAGTGAGATTGAAGCCTTAGGCGAACAATTACGCAGCCCAATGATTTTAGCTTCCTTTAAGGATTATCTGGCGGGGACTCGTTTTGAACTCAGCACCTTGAAACAGCAAGACTAA
- the mgtE gene encoding magnesium transporter — protein MDHRELALVLGNAIEQQQFEIALERVKGMRPVDIADTLAEINPALAWRLLDKVPDRASIFSYLDDDEQVAMAREFPRANLARLVSEMPSDERADLYNHLDQGQRDALLPALAQAEREDIRKLASYREGTAGALMSSDYATLDGNMNVSEALAALRTEAPDAETIYHAYVIDEGRKLLGVVSLRALILAAPPTLMHSLMISSPIHCRVNDDQEDVAKTVARYDLIALPITDNDGALVGIVTHDDAMDVLSEEATDDFHRSSGVSTMIGNMKDVSIRVLYQKRVFWLVLLVFGNLFSGLGIAHFEDLIAANIVLVFFLPLLVGSGGNAGSQSATLMVRALATGEVVMRDWFRLLGREALVALSLGATMAVAISAIGYVRGDAIVASVLAMSMLMVVMIGCLIGMSLPFVLNKMGFDPASASAPLITTVCDASGVLIYLFIASQFLTLG, from the coding sequence ATGGATCATAGAGAACTCGCGTTGGTATTAGGCAACGCCATTGAGCAGCAGCAATTCGAAATCGCGCTCGAACGAGTCAAGGGTATGCGCCCGGTTGATATCGCCGATACCTTAGCCGAGATAAATCCTGCACTCGCTTGGCGCCTGCTGGACAAAGTGCCCGATCGCGCCAGCATATTTTCTTATTTAGATGACGACGAACAGGTAGCCATGGCACGGGAGTTTCCGCGCGCCAACTTGGCTCGCCTGGTGTCTGAAATGCCCTCCGATGAGCGTGCTGACTTATATAATCACCTCGACCAAGGGCAAAGAGATGCCTTGCTGCCGGCATTGGCTCAAGCCGAGCGTGAAGATATTCGAAAGTTAGCCTCCTATCGCGAAGGCACGGCTGGCGCTTTGATGTCTTCAGATTACGCCACCCTAGATGGCAACATGAACGTGAGTGAGGCGCTCGCCGCCCTGCGCACCGAGGCACCGGATGCAGAAACTATTTATCACGCCTACGTGATTGATGAGGGCCGCAAGTTATTGGGCGTAGTGTCACTGCGCGCCCTTATTTTAGCCGCCCCGCCGACCTTGATGCACAGCTTGATGATCAGCTCCCCCATTCATTGTCGAGTCAATGACGACCAAGAAGACGTGGCTAAAACCGTGGCCCGTTATGACTTAATTGCGCTGCCTATCACCGATAATGATGGCGCCTTAGTGGGCATAGTCACCCACGATGACGCCATGGACGTGCTCAGCGAAGAAGCCACCGATGACTTCCATAGATCCAGTGGTGTAAGCACCATGATCGGCAATATGAAAGATGTCAGCATTCGCGTGTTATATCAGAAGCGAGTGTTTTGGTTGGTGCTATTAGTATTCGGTAACTTATTTTCCGGTCTCGGTATTGCCCATTTTGAAGACTTGATTGCGGCCAACATCGTATTGGTATTCTTTTTACCCTTATTGGTGGGCAGTGGCGGTAACGCCGGCTCCCAATCCGCGACTTTGATGGTGCGCGCGCTCGCCACCGGCGAGGTGGTGATGCGAGACTGGTTTAGATTGTTAGGCCGAGAAGCCTTAGTTGCTTTGTCTTTAGGTGCCACTATGGCGGTCGCGATTTCTGCCATTGGCTATGTGCGCGGTGACGCCATCGTCGCTTCGGTGCTGGCCATGAGTATGCTAATGGTGGTGATGATTGGTTGTCTTATTGGCATGAGTTTACCCTTTGTGCTGAACAAAATGGGCTTTGACCCCGCCAGCGCCAGCGCACCTTTGATCACCACAGTGTGTGATGCCTCCGGCGTACTTATCTACCTATTTATAGCCTCACAATTTTTAACACTAGGGTGA
- a CDS encoding AAA family ATPase, which produces MVVKSRIAALITHLQQGLLERDTPARLALLAALSGEHLLLLGPPGTAKSELARRLHTIVDDNRYFERLLTRFSVPEELFGPLSIKALEQDRYLRQTEGYLPETAIAFIDEIFKANSAILNSLLTILNERQFDNGSKRVKVPLIAVIAASNELPEGAELNALYDRFLLRFEVEPVQDESFTQLLTLNHNYQAPAEADRLSTEDLTAIREGASSLLLSDALIRLLHSLRHFLAEQEITVSDRRWRKVVKLLKVSAFCNGDNEAGLYDAWVLPHCLWQKPEQYSLLSQWLAQNIASDPGFNAELMTELVDSWQQRLEQDADPIVPALDEQGYQLYLDEQGQTVVEAKGLRQKRNEIGDLLYRQPRVPNTSFTQNEIRNLGSNLDLYEPIMEQYQRQSALQPKAWPAAHIASRLRQLNERIAELKQYLVWLEQQLSGLTERLADHLWLEQTLATQAQRQLERQQQQLSQQKARLQELHHAFAALPVKD; this is translated from the coding sequence ATGGTCGTTAAATCCCGTATTGCTGCACTGATCACCCATTTGCAGCAAGGGCTGCTAGAACGGGATACACCGGCCAGACTAGCCCTGCTGGCGGCCTTATCCGGCGAGCACCTACTATTACTCGGCCCTCCGGGCACCGCCAAGAGTGAACTGGCGCGCCGCTTACATACTATCGTCGATGACAACCGTTATTTTGAACGTCTACTGACCCGCTTCTCGGTACCTGAAGAGTTGTTTGGCCCCTTATCCATCAAAGCGTTGGAGCAAGACAGATACTTGCGCCAAACCGAAGGCTACCTGCCAGAAACCGCCATCGCCTTTATCGATGAAATCTTTAAAGCCAACAGCGCCATCTTAAACAGCCTGCTGACCATCTTAAACGAGCGCCAATTTGATAACGGTAGTAAGCGCGTTAAGGTGCCATTGATTGCGGTGATTGCCGCCAGTAATGAGCTACCCGAAGGCGCCGAGCTGAATGCCTTGTATGACCGCTTCCTACTGCGCTTTGAAGTAGAGCCGGTGCAAGATGAAAGCTTTACCCAGTTATTGACCCTTAACCACAATTACCAAGCACCGGCTGAGGCGGACCGTCTCAGTACCGAGGACTTAACCGCCATCCGTGAGGGCGCCAGCAGCTTGTTATTGTCGGATGCATTGATCCGTTTGCTGCATAGCTTGCGCCACTTCCTCGCTGAGCAAGAAATCACGGTTTCTGATAGACGCTGGCGCAAAGTGGTTAAACTCTTGAAAGTTTCAGCCTTTTGTAATGGTGATAACGAAGCCGGCTTGTACGATGCGTGGGTGTTGCCCCATTGTTTATGGCAAAAGCCGGAACAATATAGCCTGTTAAGCCAGTGGCTGGCGCAAAATATTGCCTCTGATCCGGGCTTTAACGCCGAGTTAATGACCGAGCTGGTAGACAGCTGGCAGCAACGACTCGAACAAGATGCAGATCCCATCGTACCCGCGCTTGATGAACAAGGTTATCAGCTGTATTTGGACGAGCAAGGGCAAACCGTGGTGGAAGCAAAAGGCCTGCGCCAAAAACGCAACGAGATTGGGGATTTACTGTATCGCCAACCGCGAGTGCCGAATACCAGCTTTACCCAAAATGAAATACGCAACCTCGGTAGTAATCTCGATTTATACGAACCCATCATGGAGCAATATCAGCGCCAAAGTGCCCTGCAGCCCAAGGCCTGGCCGGCGGCGCACATTGCCTCACGCTTGCGCCAACTTAATGAGCGTATTGCCGAGCTCAAGCAGTATTTAGTTTGGCTAGAGCAGCAATTAAGCGGTTTGACTGAACGCTTGGCGGATCATTTGTGGTTGGAGCAAACCCTCGCCACTCAAGCTCAGCGCCAATTGGAGCGCCAGCAGCAGCAGCTCAGCCAACAAAAAGCGCGCTTGCAAGAGCTGCATCACGCCTTTGCCGCCCTGCCTGTTAAGGACTAA
- a CDS encoding vWA domain-containing protein, producing the protein MASPLPVGLAPLAALPENLFALVVTHPLGNLLPRAVTVQHWLQQLDKGELVRPDAHLDKSWLSNSTERRVRVLLAKSGALDYSQDTPEVAQAVVQDILLALEQVELAWPATAGGLSLHGMAPQLAEQKARARHTWLALHKLAEQWQHRVSLWQSMDQVAEELGIAPAIGNDQNRGDLRDRAWFDLLRLSNWIAQIQPLQKLLQLLGQQKPDPEQSASLSHLLQKMSPQEQGPQERKIPGVPMETEGITRSDNLARMLPLEAAFMGHEVLRILWHARRAEQGLLSYAVAGVMPIDAGNDWTSPRSGKGEGAGQGLQQGPIILCLDTSASMHGLAEQVSKALVLEALRVAKQQNRGCLVYLFGGTDELLTLDNQTLALPELLDMLRGSFSGGTDVNTPLLAALKNLKQQAWQQADILLVSDGEFQVTDELRQQVALAKDEQGVRMFGLQLGYATALHAMNQLCDPVHLFSDWKSLEQAARLQ; encoded by the coding sequence ATGGCCTCCCCGCTACCGGTTGGACTGGCACCCCTTGCCGCCTTGCCCGAAAACTTATTTGCACTTGTGGTGACGCACCCACTGGGCAACCTCTTGCCCAGAGCCGTGACCGTGCAGCACTGGCTGCAACAATTGGACAAAGGCGAATTAGTGCGTCCCGATGCTCACCTAGACAAGAGCTGGCTAAGCAACAGCACTGAACGGCGGGTGCGGGTCTTGCTCGCTAAGTCTGGCGCGCTGGATTACAGCCAAGATACGCCAGAAGTGGCGCAGGCGGTGGTACAAGATATTTTGTTAGCACTCGAGCAAGTGGAGCTGGCTTGGCCCGCCACGGCCGGTGGCTTAAGTTTACACGGTATGGCGCCCCAGTTAGCCGAGCAAAAAGCACGTGCCCGCCATACTTGGTTGGCCCTGCACAAGCTGGCCGAGCAATGGCAGCACAGAGTGAGCCTTTGGCAATCCATGGATCAGGTCGCCGAAGAACTCGGTATTGCGCCCGCCATTGGTAACGACCAAAATCGCGGCGATCTGCGGGATCGTGCTTGGTTTGACCTATTGCGCTTAAGCAATTGGATAGCCCAAATACAGCCGCTGCAAAAACTGCTGCAGTTATTAGGCCAACAAAAGCCGGATCCTGAGCAAAGCGCTAGCCTCAGTCATTTATTACAAAAGATGAGCCCCCAAGAGCAAGGCCCGCAAGAGCGTAAAATCCCGGGTGTGCCCATGGAAACCGAGGGCATTACCCGCTCCGATAATTTGGCCCGCATGCTGCCGTTAGAAGCGGCGTTTATGGGCCATGAGGTGCTGCGTATTCTCTGGCATGCCAGACGCGCCGAGCAAGGGCTGCTCAGTTATGCAGTGGCGGGTGTAATGCCCATAGATGCAGGCAACGATTGGACCTCACCGCGTTCAGGTAAAGGCGAAGGTGCGGGCCAAGGGCTGCAACAAGGGCCCATTATTTTATGCCTAGACACTTCAGCCTCCATGCACGGTCTTGCGGAGCAGGTGTCTAAAGCCTTGGTCTTAGAAGCCTTGAGGGTGGCAAAGCAACAAAACCGTGGCTGCTTGGTTTATTTATTTGGTGGTACCGATGAGCTGCTAACGCTCGATAATCAAACGCTCGCACTGCCCGAGTTATTAGACATGCTGCGCGGCTCTTTTAGTGGCGGCACCGATGTCAATACCCCGCTCTTGGCCGCCTTGAAGAACCTCAAACAGCAAGCTTGGCAACAGGCAGATATCTTGCTGGTCAGTGATGGGGAGTTTCAGGTGACCGATGAATTACGCCAACAGGTGGCACTGGCCAAAGACGAACAAGGGGTGCGCATGTTTGGCCTGCAATTAGGCTATGCCACCGCCCTGCACGCCATGAACCAACTGTGCGATCCGGTACACTTATTCAGTGACTGGAAGAGCCTAGAACAAGCGGCCCGGTTGCAGTAG
- a CDS encoding nodulation protein NfeD: MKWGVTILLLLWLGLPTLAQTQAQTQTQEKYWQLDIKGPIGSGTSDFIVTEIQQAQAEQPTFILMMLDTPGGLYSATRDIISAMLASDIPVVTYVAPGGARAASAGTYIMYASHVAAMAPGTHLGAATPVQLGGSGLPGADQPDDTDTPKTPDAPADDAASDDAPTEDTPAQKSTAMERKTLNDAVAYIRSLAQLRGRNAEWAELAVRDAATLTASEALEQKVIELIASDVPALLLALDGREIQLGDTRYVFASTQLTGELRQPDWRQRFIMIISNPNITYLLMLVGMYGLLLEFYSPGFGVSGVIGAICLLLAMLGMQMLPFSTIGLALLGLGLALMIAEGLAPSFGILGGGGLVAFVIGSVLLFDTPDQAFRIAWPVIGALTLVSLGLIVVVVRLIVKQRHARPVSGVESMVGLQGEALTDIAPTGYVMVQGERWQAHSTEPITARQTIVVLAVDQLTLSVRPLTHIQTGSS; this comes from the coding sequence ATGAAATGGGGCGTAACGATATTACTGTTATTGTGGCTCGGCCTACCGACACTGGCACAGACACAGGCACAGACACAGACACAGGAGAAGTACTGGCAGCTGGATATCAAAGGCCCCATAGGCTCAGGCACCTCCGACTTTATTGTGACCGAAATCCAGCAGGCGCAAGCCGAGCAACCCACCTTTATCTTGATGATGCTGGATACCCCCGGCGGCCTGTACAGTGCCACCCGAGATATTATTAGTGCCATGCTGGCTTCAGATATTCCTGTGGTGACCTATGTGGCCCCTGGTGGCGCGCGCGCCGCCTCGGCAGGTACCTATATCATGTATGCCAGCCATGTGGCCGCCATGGCACCCGGCACCCATCTTGGTGCCGCCACACCGGTTCAGCTGGGCGGTTCAGGATTGCCAGGGGCTGACCAACCCGATGACACAGACACACCCAAAACCCCTGATGCGCCCGCTGATGATGCCGCTTCCGATGATGCCCCCACCGAGGACACGCCAGCCCAAAAAAGCACCGCCATGGAGCGTAAAACGTTAAACGATGCGGTGGCCTATATTCGTTCACTGGCTCAGTTGCGGGGCCGTAATGCCGAATGGGCCGAGCTGGCGGTGCGAGATGCCGCCACCCTAACCGCCAGCGAAGCGCTGGAACAAAAGGTGATTGAGCTGATCGCCAGCGATGTACCGGCTTTGCTGCTGGCGCTGGATGGTCGAGAAATACAGCTGGGTGACACCCGTTATGTGTTTGCCAGCACTCAGTTAACGGGCGAGTTACGCCAGCCCGATTGGCGTCAGCGTTTCATCATGATCATCAGCAACCCCAATATTACCTACCTGTTGATGCTGGTGGGTATGTATGGCTTGTTGCTGGAGTTTTACAGCCCGGGCTTTGGCGTGTCGGGCGTGATTGGCGCCATTTGTTTGCTGCTGGCCATGCTGGGCATGCAAATGCTGCCCTTTAGTACCATAGGGCTGGCCCTGCTCGGATTGGGGCTGGCGTTGATGATTGCCGAAGGGCTGGCGCCCAGCTTTGGCATTCTGGGGGGCGGCGGCCTAGTCGCCTTTGTTATTGGCTCTGTGTTGCTGTTCGACACCCCGGATCAGGCGTTTCGTATCGCCTGGCCGGTTATTGGCGCTTTAACTCTAGTCTCGCTCGGCCTCATTGTGGTGGTGGTCAGGCTGATTGTTAAACAACGCCACGCCCGCCCCGTATCCGGCGTCGAGAGCATGGTGGGATTGCAAGGTGAGGCGCTCACTGACATTGCGCCGACCGGCTATGTCATGGTGCAAGGCGAGCGTTGGCAAGCGCACAGTACTGAGCCCATAACGGCGCGGCAAACCATAGTGGTGCTGGCGGTCGACCAACTAACTTTGAGCGTGCGCCCGCTAACTCATATTCAAACCGGCAGTTCATAA
- a CDS encoding slipin family protein: MIIDFIYFQILIVVLLVMLFASTFRILREYERGVIFLLGRFHKIKGPGLILVIPFVQQIVRVDLRIITMDIPSQDIISKDNVTVKVNAVLYFKVADPQKAIINIENYLEATSQLAQTTMRSVLGQHELDDILSARDTLNADLQRILDQSTDGWGIKVTAVEIKHVDLDESMIRAIARQAEAERSRRAKVIHATGELEASQQLLEAARMLGKQPEAIQLRYLQTLTEITNDNSKIIVFPLPLEFGKMFQSIPEQPLPPTENQSPNEIT, from the coding sequence ATGATCATCGACTTTATCTATTTTCAGATCTTGATAGTGGTGCTGCTGGTGATGCTGTTTGCCAGCACCTTTCGGATCTTACGTGAGTATGAGCGCGGCGTGATTTTCTTACTGGGTCGCTTTCATAAGATCAAAGGCCCGGGCTTGATTTTGGTGATCCCCTTTGTGCAGCAAATAGTACGGGTGGATTTGCGTATCATCACCATGGATATTCCATCACAAGATATTATATCTAAAGATAACGTCACCGTTAAGGTGAATGCGGTGCTGTACTTTAAAGTCGCAGATCCGCAAAAAGCCATTATTAATATTGAAAACTACTTAGAGGCCACCAGCCAGCTGGCACAAACCACCATGCGTTCGGTGCTGGGCCAACATGAGTTAGACGATATTTTGTCGGCGCGCGATACCTTAAATGCCGACTTACAACGTATCTTGGATCAAAGTACCGATGGCTGGGGCATCAAGGTCACCGCGGTAGAGATCAAGCACGTGGATCTGGACGAATCTATGATCCGTGCCATTGCTCGTCAGGCAGAAGCAGAACGTTCGCGTCGTGCCAAGGTTATCCACGCCACCGGTGAGCTAGAAGCCTCTCAACAATTGTTAGAGGCTGCCCGCATGCTGGGTAAACAACCGGAGGCGATACAGCTGCGTTACTTACAAACCCTGACCGAGATCACCAACGACAACAGTAAGATTATTGTATTCCCGCTGCCGCTGGAGTTCGGTAAAATGTTTCAATCGATCCCCGAGCAACCGCTGCCACCCACTGAAAACCAATCACCCAACGAGATAACCTAA
- a CDS encoding group II truncated hemoglobin, which produces MNNLPIYGQGDSSLQAAGGFAGLQKLAADFYQAMNTRADAAIIRAMHPADLSDSTDKLARFLTGWLGGPSLYREKYGPISIPRAHAHLAIGPNERDAWLACMAEALSLQNYAPEFNDYLLRALSVPAERCRTRD; this is translated from the coding sequence ATGAACAATTTACCCATTTATGGCCAAGGCGACAGCTCGCTGCAAGCCGCCGGTGGTTTTGCCGGTTTACAAAAGCTGGCGGCAGATTTTTATCAGGCCATGAACACCCGTGCCGATGCGGCCATTATTCGTGCCATGCACCCAGCAGATTTATCTGATAGCACCGATAAGCTGGCCCGCTTTTTAACCGGCTGGCTGGGCGGTCCTTCTTTATACCGTGAAAAATACGGCCCCATTAGCATACCGCGTGCCCATGCTCACTTAGCGATTGGCCCCAATGAGCGTGATGCGTGGCTGGCATGCATGGCCGAGGCTCTATCCTTACAAAACTATGCGCCCGAGTTTAACGATTATTTATTACGCGCCTTAAGCGTACCCGCCGAGCGTTGCCGGACCCGAGATTGA
- the mnmA gene encoding tRNA 2-thiouridine(34) synthase MnmA — protein sequence MSDNSQLKVIVGMSGGVDSSVSAYLLQQQGYQVEGLFMKNWEEDDTDEFCSAAEDLRDAQAVCDKLGMTLHTINFASEYWDNVFEHFLAEYKAGRTPNPDILCNKEIKFKAFLEFAAEDLGADFIATGHYVRRTFDEQPKLLRGLDGNKDQSYFLYTLSSAQVAKSLFPVGELEKPEVRRIAEQLELVTAKKKDSTGICFIGERKFTDFLAQYLPAQPGEIETVDGEVIGQHQGLMYHTLGQRKGLGIGGLKNASDDPWYVVDKELERNVLVVAQGDHPRLYSKGLIARQLHWVNRTPLTASVRCTVKTRYRQTDIACLIEPLDNETIRVTFDEPQAAVTPGQSAVFYADEICLGGGIIESRFNEESA from the coding sequence ATGAGCGATAACAGTCAGTTAAAAGTGATTGTCGGCATGTCCGGCGGTGTGGATTCTTCAGTATCGGCCTATTTGCTGCAACAGCAGGGTTATCAGGTGGAAGGCCTGTTTATGAAAAACTGGGAAGAAGACGACACCGACGAGTTTTGCTCTGCCGCCGAAGACTTGCGCGATGCACAAGCTGTGTGCGATAAGCTCGGCATGACGCTCCACACCATCAACTTTGCGTCCGAGTATTGGGACAATGTATTCGAGCACTTTTTAGCGGAATACAAAGCCGGCCGTACGCCCAATCCCGATATCTTGTGCAATAAAGAAATCAAATTTAAAGCCTTCCTCGAATTCGCCGCCGAAGACTTAGGTGCCGACTTTATTGCCACCGGCCATTACGTGCGCCGCACCTTTGATGAGCAGCCTAAATTGCTGCGCGGTCTCGATGGCAACAAAGACCAAAGCTACTTCTTATACACCTTAAGCTCGGCGCAAGTGGCCAAGAGCCTGTTCCCGGTCGGTGAGCTAGAAAAGCCAGAAGTGCGCCGCATCGCCGAGCAGCTGGAATTAGTCACCGCTAAGAAGAAAGACTCCACCGGTATCTGTTTTATTGGCGAGCGTAAATTTACCGACTTTCTCGCCCAGTATTTACCGGCCCAACCAGGTGAAATTGAAACCGTAGACGGCGAAGTGATTGGCCAGCATCAAGGCTTGATGTATCACACCTTGGGCCAGCGTAAAGGCTTAGGCATTGGTGGCTTAAAAAATGCCAGCGATGACCCTTGGTATGTGGTAGATAAAGAACTGGAGCGCAACGTGCTGGTGGTAGCTCAAGGCGATCATCCACGTTTGTATTCTAAAGGCTTGATTGCGCGCCAATTACATTGGGTGAATCGCACACCACTAACTGCGTCTGTGCGGTGCACGGTGAAAACGCGCTACCGCCAAACCGATATTGCTTGTCTTATCGAGCCCCTCGATAATGAAACAATCAGAGTGACCTTCGATGAGCCACAAGCGGCCGTCACCCCCGGCCAGTCGGCAGTATTTTATGCAGATGAAATCTGCTTAGGCGGCGGCATCATTGAAAGCCGCTTTAATGAGGAGTCCGCATGA